In one window of Prevotella sp. E13-17 DNA:
- the cas2 gene encoding CRISPR-associated endonuclease Cas2: MTSQRFSEYRVMWLLVLFDLPTETKKDIKEYTKFRKRLIQDGFTMFQFSIYVRHCASMENAEVHRKRVKSFLPEFGKVCIMCITDKQFGNIELFYGTKALQPNSAGQQLELF; this comes from the coding sequence ATGACATCACAACGGTTTAGCGAATATAGGGTTATGTGGCTATTGGTTTTGTTTGACCTACCTACCGAGACTAAAAAGGATATTAAAGAATACACCAAATTCCGTAAGCGTCTCATTCAAGATGGATTTACCATGTTTCAGTTTTCCATCTACGTACGCCACTGTGCCAGTATGGAAAATGCCGAGGTTCATCGTAAGCGAGTAAAATCATTCTTGCCAGAATTCGGTAAGGTATGTATCATGTGTATCACCGACAAACAGTTTGGCAACATAGAACTTTTCTATGGAACCAAAGCCTTACAACCCAACTCAGCTGGTCAACAACTTGAACTTTTTTAG
- the cas1 gene encoding type II CRISPR-associated endonuclease Cas1, translating into MIKKTLCFSNPAYLSLKDEQLVIKLPEVEKADNLTEEFKKANEIKRPIEDIGVVVLDNKQITITSGALEALLENNSAVITCDSNHMPVGLLLPLVGNTTQNERFRDQIFASQPLRKQLWQQTIQHKIRNQSAVLSTCSKAETKCMQVWANEVRSGDPDNLEARAAVYYWKSLFGHVPGFIRDREGIAPNNLLNYGYAILRAIIARSLVASGLLPTLGIHHHNKYNAYCLADDIMEPYRPYVDRLVFDITEQYGENVELSKDIKAELLSIPTLDVVINGKRSPLMIAASQTTASLYKCFNNELRKISYPIIE; encoded by the coding sequence ATGATCAAAAAGACCCTATGTTTTAGCAATCCTGCGTATCTTTCGTTGAAAGACGAACAATTGGTTATCAAACTGCCAGAAGTGGAAAAGGCTGACAACCTCACTGAGGAGTTTAAAAAGGCAAATGAGATAAAACGTCCTATTGAGGACATCGGAGTGGTGGTGCTCGACAATAAACAGATTACCATCACTTCCGGCGCACTCGAAGCACTATTAGAAAACAATAGTGCTGTCATCACGTGTGATTCTAACCACATGCCCGTGGGACTACTATTACCTTTGGTAGGAAACACTACCCAAAATGAACGCTTCCGTGATCAAATCTTTGCTTCTCAACCACTTCGCAAACAGTTGTGGCAACAGACCATTCAGCACAAAATACGCAACCAATCTGCTGTACTTTCCACTTGTTCAAAGGCTGAAACAAAGTGCATGCAGGTATGGGCTAACGAAGTACGAAGTGGTGACCCCGACAATCTTGAAGCCCGTGCAGCCGTTTATTACTGGAAGTCATTGTTTGGACATGTTCCTGGCTTTATAAGAGACCGCGAGGGTATTGCTCCCAATAATCTTTTGAACTATGGTTATGCCATCCTTCGTGCTATCATCGCTCGTTCGCTGGTGGCAAGTGGACTATTACCCACGTTGGGCATACACCACCATAATAAATATAATGCCTACTGTTTGGCAGACGACATCATGGAGCCATATCGTCCTTATGTTGATCGCTTGGTATTCGACATCACAGAGCAATATGGCGAGAACGTTGAACTGTCTAAGGATATCAAAGCCGAGCTACTATCCATCCCCACCCTTGATGTCGTTATCAACGGGAAACGTAGTCCACTGATGATTGCAGCATCACAGACTACCGCATCACTCTATAAGTGTTTCAATAATGAATTGCGAAAAATATCATATCCTATCATAGAATGA